GCGCTGACGCTGGCCTTTTTCGCGTACCGCCGGAGTCAGCCGCTTACCATACGATCCGGCCTGATCCCGCTGCTCGGCTGCCGCACCCGAGGCTGGATGGGTGACGCCGTGGACGTGCTGGCGACCTTCGCGACCGTGTTCGGTATCGCCACGACGCTGGGGCTTGGCGTGCAGCAGATGAATGCGGGGCTGAGTGAAGTGTTCGGCTTCGAGCAGACCGTCGCCATCCAATCCGCTGTCGCGGTGGTCATCATGGGTATCGCTACCGTCTCCGTGGTGTCCGGGTTGCAACGCGGCGTGCGGGCGCTCTCCCGGCTCAATTTCTGGCTGAGCATTGCGATTGCTCTGGCGGTGCTGTTTTTTGGCCCCACCCAATATCTGTTCGCCATTACCCTCGAGTCCACCGGGCATTACGTGCAGAACCTGTTGCAGTTGACTTTGTATACGCACGCCTCGTATGACAGCGACTGGCAGTCGGAATGGACAGTCTTTTTCTGGGGCTGGTGGCTAGCCTGGTCACCTTTCGTGGGGATGTTCATTGCGCGCATATCCAGAGGTCGTACCTTCCGCGAGTTCGTCATGGGCGTGTTGCTGGTGCCCACCGCCATTACCATCGTCTGGATTGGACTGTTCGGTGGCACTGCGCTTTATCAGGAGCTGTTCGGTAACGGTGGCATCATTGCTGCGGTGAACGCGGACGAAGCGCGCGCCCTGTTTGTAACGATGAAGACGCTGGCGCCCGATCCGGTCGGACTGGTGATCTCCGCGGCGCTGATCGTTCTGATCGCGACCTATCTGATTACCTCTGCCAACGCTGGCACGCTGGTGATCAACACTATCCTGTCGGGTGGTTACGACGACCCACCTACACTGCACCGCATTCTCTGGGGAATCATCCTGACGCTGATGACCGTCGTGCTGTTGATGGCTGGCGGGCTCGAAGCATTACAGTCTGCGGTCATCATGGCTGCCTTGCCGTTCTCGGTAATCATCCTGGCGATGGCCGTCGGCCTGACTCGTGCATTGCGCAACGAAAACTACGCAGCCCGCCAAGGCGATCGAGCCGAACCACCGCGCGAGCCGTGGCCTGAGGTGGACGATGCAGGGAGCCGTGGTACCGAGGTAACGGAAGATCAAAAGCATAAGGAAAAGGCATAACCCCACGTTGCGCGTGTAGGGTGGACAACGCGAAGCTTGTCCACCGAGCGGAATCCCCACCGCGCGTATGCGCTCGGGCTCACGCGGATTTGGCGCGGGCTGCGTGGAGCTTTTTGTAGCTGTCGATCAGACGCTGATGCCGGTCGAGCCCTTCCAGTTGCATGCTGGTGGGCGTCAGGCCGTGGAAGCGCACTTTGCCATTTACTGAGCCGATCGCAGCGTCCATGCGCTCGTTGCCGAACATGCGGCGGAAGTTGACTTCAAAGTCAGTCCGCTCGAGTTCGTCATCCATCTGCACCTCCAACACCACATTCAACGCCTGATAGAACAAACCGCGCTCGACGGTGTTGTCGTTGAATTGCAGGAAGGTTTCGACCAGCTCTTTGGCCTCGTCATACTGCTTCAGCGCGAGGTACACCAGCAGCTTGAGCTCAAGAATGGTCAGCTTGCCCCAAACCGTGTTCTCGTCGAACTCGATACCGATCAGGGTCGGGATGTCGGTGTAATCGTCCAGTTCGCTCTCTTCCAGGCGCTCGACCAACGCTTGCAGGCTGTCATCGTCGAGGCTGTGCAGATTGAGGACGTCCTCGCGGAAATACAGCGCCTTGTTGGTGTTGTCCCAGATCAGATCTTCCACCGGATACACCTCCGAATACCCCGGCACCAGGATGCGGCAGGCGGTTGCGCCCAGGTCGCCGTACACGGCCATGTAAGCTTGCTTGCCCATGCCTTCGAGGATGTCAAACAGCGTCGCTGCTTCCTCGGCGTTGGAGCTCTCGCCCTGACTGGAAAAGTCCCACTCGACGAATCCGTAGTCTGCCTTGGCGCTGAAAAAGCGCCACGACACCACGCCGCTGGAATCGATGAAATGCTCGACGAAGTTGTTCGGCTCCATCACGGCCTGGCTTTCGAAGGTCGGCTGCGGCAGGTCGTTGAGGCCCTCGAAGCTGCGGCCCTGTAGCAGTTCGGTCAGGCTGCGTTCCAGTGCAACCTCGAAGTTCGGGTGCGCGCCGAAGGAAGCAAACACCCCGCCGGTACGCGGATTCATCAGGGTGACGCACATGACCGGGTATTCGCCACCCAGTGATGCATCCTTCACCAGCACCGGAAATCCCTGCTCTTCCAGACCCTGAATGCCGGCCAAGATGCCCGGGTATTTAGCCAACACCTCCTGCGGCACATCAGGCAATGCAATTTCGCCTTCGAGGATCTCGCGTTTCACCGCACGCTCGAAGATTTCCGACAGGCACTGCACCTGCGCTTCGGCGAGTGTGTTGCCGGCGCTCATGCCGTTACTGAGGAATAGGTTTTCGATCAGGTTCGATGGGAAGTACACCACCTCGCCGTCTGACTGGCGCACGAAGGGCAGCGAGCAGATGCCGCGCTGCTCATTGCCGGAATTGGTGTCGATCAGGTGCGAGCCACGCAGCTCACCGTCGGGGTTGTAGATCGCGAGACAATAGTCATCGAGAATCTCCTTCGGCAGCGCATCCCGACGGCCGGGTTTGAACCAGCGCTCGTTCGGATAATGCACAAAAGGCGCGTTGGCGATGTCCTCGCCCCAAAACTGGTCGTTGTAGAAGAAGTTGCAGCTGATCCGCTCGATGAACTCGCCCAGCGCCGAGGCCAACGCAGCTTCCTTGGTCGCGCCCTTGCCGTTGGTAAAGCACATCGGCGACTGCGCATCGCGAATATGCAGCGACCAGACGTTCGGCACGATATTGCGCCAGGAGGCGATCTCGATTTTCATGCCCAGGTTCGCGAGAATGCCCGACATGTTGGCAATGGTCTGCTCAAGGGGCAGGTCCTTGCCGAGTACCCGGGTCTGCTCTCCTGCCTCAGCGATGGGCATCAGCAACGCCTGCGCGTCGGCAGCCAGATTCTCGACTTCCTCGATCACGAAATCAGGCCCGGTCTGCACCGCCTTTTTGACCGTGCAGCGCTCGATGGAGCGCAAAATGCCCTGGCGGTCCTTGGCGGAGATATCAGCTGGCAACTCGACCTGAATCTTGAACGTCTGCTTGTAGCGGTTTTCCGGGTCGACGATGTTGTTCTGCGACAGGCGAATGTTGTCGGTCGGGATATTGCGCGTGTTGCAGTACAGCTTTACGAAGTACGCCGCGCACAGCGCGGATGACGCCAGAAAGTAGTCGAACGGACCCGGTGCCGAGCCGTCGCCCTTGTAGCGGATGGGCTGGTCAGCGACCACCGTGAAATCATCAAACTTGGCTTCGAGCCGAAGGTTGTCGAGAAAGTTGACCTTGATTTCCATGGGGGCACCAGAATGACGAGCGAGAAGAAAGGCCCGCCATTATCCGGCTTTTGCGCTGGAAGTCATGTGTTGGCTATCGGCGCATCCGCGATTGAAACGGGTGGCATAGCCGGCTCCTTCGCATCAGGTGCGCTGGAGCCGTCCAGAGCCCCGAGAGTCAATCGTGCGGTGCGGTCGTCGGCTCAGACGCGGTCGCCTCGGCTCTGCTCGCCCAGTATTGGCGCGCAGCGATCGGCGCGAAACGCAGCAGCTCGGTAACCGAGCAATCCAGTGAGCGGGCAGACGAATGCAGGCGATCGAGCTTCAGCGTTTGCACCCAGGCAGGCGCCGGCTCTTCTTCTTCGACCAGTCGCTCCAGTGCATTGCCTACACAAAGCCCCACGCCTTCAATGCTTCCGCGATCCCGCGTCTGCATTGCGAGCAGTTCCTGGGCAGGATACGGCAGGCTGAACAGGGCAATGGGAGCCGGATGCTCGGAGATGAACTTCAGGCAGGCCTCCAGTACGTCCCGATTGTGCATGTGGGGGATCGGTGGATAGTGATGATTCAGCGTCACCGTCGGATAGCGCCGGCGCAACATTCGGACGATGCGCGGCTCGCAGCCGATAATGGTCACCGGCCAATCATGCTGCGCAGCTTTTTCGAGAAAGGTTTCGGCCAGGTCCCGCATCGGTATGACCTCGGGTAGCTCGCGCTTGCAGAGTTTGAAGACAGGAGCCAGCGCGGCGCTTTCACAAACGCAGTGGCTTGCTTTCGCATAAGCCTGCTGCAATTCAGCGTGCTGGTTCAGGCATACCAGCTGGCTCAGATTCGCGGGCAAAACATAGCTGAATCGTGCTCCGAAAGCCGCTTCGATTTCTTCCACCAAACGCTGCTGCGATTCTTTATAGAACTCTACGTTGAACGCTCTCACTGCAACTCCCTGGTCAATTCGAAAGACCGAACCAATCGGGGCGTACCCCGTTGTAATATCGACGAAATCTCCTGACCCTTAGTTCCGGATTGACATCATTCAACGAGCCCTGTCGAGGCGAACTGTGCGCCAGCGCACAGTTTTCCGATGGCAAAGAAACGAGTTGCTAGACCGTTCGGCGGAGAAGTCCACGAAAACGCCGTGCGCCACGACGAACGGTCGGGAAACAGGTGAACTGCCTTGTCGAGCCTCGGTCAGACCCGTCATGCAAACCTACTTTTATCTTTTAGATCAGAATGTTGTGCTCGAACCCGCTCGAGAGGTCCTGCCTGGGCTGTGGGTTGGCAAACATTCAGGAACGGCGCTCGAGCATCTGGCTCGCGAGCACCGCGCGCTGGTTCTGGTCGATCAGAAAGAACTTCGTGAGCTCAGTGGCGCGGCGGTGAGCCAACGGCTGATGGAGCGCCGCGACACGGCACCGACCCGCCTGGCTTCCTGACGGCGGTATACAGCACCCAGCCGGCTCACTCTTCGTTCTGCATTCAGCCACGAGAGCCCATCCAATGCGCCGTGTCCTGAAACGTAATCTGCTTCCCTTTCTGCTTCTTACGGCTGCCCTGCCCTACGCATTTGCCGATACGCAATACGACATCGAGCAAATGAAGGACAACGTGTACCGTTTTACCGCCGGCCAGTATCGCTCGGTGTTCATGGTGACCGATGCGGGCCTTTTCGCGACCGATCCCATCGACGCTGACGCCGCGACCTGGCTACGCAAGGAACTGGACAAACGTTTCGACCGCGTACCGATCCGCTATGTCGCCTACAGTCACAATCACGTCGATCACACCTACGGTGGGCGCGGGACGAATACAAGGACCTTGCGATGTATGAGGAGTGGCTGCCGCTTAACATCGAAGGGGTTTACCGCGCGCTCAACGACCAATCCTACTTCGATATGCGCAGCGATATCTGACCAGCTGGCCAATACGTTTACGCCCGGTCAGGCTTCCCGGATCTTCTCGCACAGCGCCTGCGCAGCGGGTGATAGCTGACGCCCCTGGCGGCTGACGAGACCGTATGCAGAATGGTGTCGCACTTTCGCCGACAGGCTCTTAAGTTCCACCAGCCGTCCAGCCTCAAGTGCATCACTTACCACGTCCCGGGGGGCCATGCAGACGGCGTCGCTATGCTCGACCAGCATCGCGAGCAGAGTGAAGTTGTCGCACGACACGCTCAGCGCGTGGTCGCGGCCGATGTCCTGCCGAATACCCCGAGCGACCGCGTCGGGGAGGTGCGTGCCGGCCAGAGGAAATCCGCTGATGCTTTCGAAAGTCACCTCATCACGCCGGCATAGTGGATGACCCGGTCGACAGACTGCGATGACCGTATGCACCGGTAGCGGCTCCACGCTCAGCTGCGGATCGTCGCGAAGCTCGCGAATATCCGCAACGAAAAGCTCGATGTCTTCATCCAGCAGGCGCTGGTGCAGCGCTTCCCAACTTTCCACCACCACCTCGACCTGCAGCTTCGGGTAATCGCCGAGCAACCGGGCCAGCGCGCGCGGGACCAGCGCCGCGGCTGGAAAGGGTCCTGCGCCGATCCGGATCTCTCCCGCCTCAAGATTGTCGACCTGCCTGACCGCCTGCTCCAGCGACTTGCTCGCCGCCAGCACCCGCAGCGCGTGCGAATGCAAGGTGCGACCCTGAGCAGTCAGGCTCACGCTGCGTGTATGACGGTTGACCAGCACGCATCCGAGGTTGGCTTCCAGCGCCTGAATGCTGCGACTGAGGGCTGGCTGGCTGAGATGCGCCGCACTCGCAGCACGGGCAAAGTTGCCGTGCTCGACCAGCGCTACAAAGTGCCTGAATTGACGAAGATCATACATGCGCACACCGCATCGTTTGTTGCCCGGGATTGCATTGGATTTATGAATATACCCTTGGCAGAGTGGGTCGACCAATAACAAGGGAAGCAATCCATGCCCAAGTCATCCTCCCCAAGCTTCGCCCAGGGTCTCACTCAAGGCCTCGCCCTGCTCAGCCTGACGCTGCCGCTGTCGCTGATGGCCGCACCGAATCCTGCCACCGAGGCCACGACCAAGGCGAACGATGCCGTACTGGACAGCCTCGATTTCAGCGACAAGCAATCCTTCGACGACGCACGCCGGGGGTTCATCGCGGAATTGCCTAACGCCGAGGTACTGAACGAGGACGGCAAGCCGGCCTGGTCTGCCCGCCCCTACGCTTTCCTCAAAGACGAAGAAGCGCCAGCGACGGTCAACCCGAGCCTGTGGCGCCAGGCCAGACTGAACTCGATTCACGGCCTGTTCGAAGCGGCAGACGGCATCTACCAGGTCCGCGGCATGGATCTGTCGAACATGACCATCGTCGAAGGCGACGATGGTTTGATCATCATTGACCCGCTGCTGACGCCCGGCACTGCCAAGGCGGGCCTTGCGCTGTACCGCAAGCATCGCTCCGACAAGCCGGTGGTTGCGGTGATCTACACCCACTCCCATGCCGACCATTTCGCCGGCGTGAAAGGCGTGATCAGTCAGGATGACGTCGATCAGGGCCGCGTGAAGGTCTATGCGCCAGACGGCTTTCTGGAAAACGCCGTCAGCGAGAACGTGATCGCTGGCAACGCCATGACCCGCCGCGCCGCCTATATGTACGGCGTCGCGTTGCCCATCGACCCTCGCGGCTACGTCGACACCGGCTTGGGCAAAGGACTGTCGCAGGGTGCTCGGACCCTGATCGCACCTACCGATGTCATCACCGAGAACGGCACGCGCGAGATCGCCGGGGTGCCGATCGAGTTCCATCTCGCTCCGGGCAGTGAAGCGCCCGCCGAAATGATGATGTACTTCCCTGAGCAACGTGTGTTCAACACGGCCGAAGTCACCTCTCAGCACATGCACAACGTGTACACGCTGCGCGGCACCGAGATTCGCGATGCCAGCCTGTGGTCGCGCTACATCGATGAGGTACTGGAAGACTACGGTGACCGCACCGACGTGCTCATCGCCCAGCACCACTGGCCCGTCTGGGGCACCGAAGAGAGCAAACATTTCCTCGGCGTTCAGCGTGATCTGTACAAGCATATTCACGACCAGAGCGTACGTTTGATGAACCACGGTTACCGCCCCGGCGAAATTGCCGAGAACATCACGCTGCCAGCCAGCCTGGCGAAGGAGTGGTCTGCCCGCGACTATTACGGCACCCTGCGCCACAACTCACGCGCCGTATACCAGAAGTACCTGGGCTGGTACGACGCCAACCCGGCCAACCTGAACCCGCCGACGGCAGTGGACGAAGCACGCAAGTCGATCGAGTACATGGGAGGCATCAATCAGGTCATCGAACGGGCCCGCCAGGATTATGCCGAGGGTAACTACCGCTGGGTGGCGACGGTCATGAGCAAGGCGGTGTTCGCCGAGCCGAAGAATCAGGAAGCGCGCAATCTGGCTGCCGACGCCATGGAGCAACTCGGCTATCAGGCCGAATCCGGCCCTTGGCGTGACGTGTATCTGTCTGCTGCTCAGGATCTGCGCGGTAGCGCCAAACCAGCGACCGGCACCAGCACGGGTAATGAAGACATGCTGCAAGGCCTGACTACTGGAATGGTATTCGACCTGTTCGGCGTGCGCCTCAACGGGCCGAAGGCCGAGGGCAAGCACATCGTCCTGAACTGGGCGTTTACCGACACCAACGAGCGCATCCGCACCAACCTGGAGAACGCCACCCTAACCTGGCTGCCGGACCGCCAGTCGGCCGATGCAGCAGCCACCGTCTTCCTTACCCGCAGCACGTTGAACGACATACTGCTCCGCAAGATCACCTTCCCCGAAGCGGTCAAAGGCGGGGAGATCACCGTGGATGGTGATCAGGCCAAGCTGTTCGAGCTGCTCGGTCTGCTGGATCAATTCAAGCCGGACTTCCCGCTAATCGAACCACGCGATACCGCGCAGCGCTAAAAACGAAACGGGGCCCATAGGCCCCGTTCTTGTCTGTAGGAGCGGGCATGACCGCGAAGCAGAATGCACGGACTTCGTACCGGCTCACACTCCGCTATTCGCGCCCAGGTGCGCTCCTACGTTGGAAAACTCCGCTTACTTTTTCCGCTCATCCACACTCAATGCGCCCGGCCCTACTGCGGCCAGGAACAACAACCCGCCGATCATCGAAATCTCTTTCCAGAAGCTGTTCCATTCCCCTTCCACCCAGAACGGGTGGAAGATGAACGCCGTACCCAAGGTGAACAGCACCAGCAACAGCGCCGCGATCCGCGTCTGGAAGCCGATGATGACGGCCAGCCCGGCGAACAGCTTGATGGCGAATCCGATCCATACCGCGAACGCCGGCAGGCCCTTCGAGGCGGCGTAATCGACCGGCACGTCTCCGGTGAGGAGAGCAAAGCCGCCGATGAAATAGATCAGAACAAGGAGCGTACGCCCGAGGGCCATAAGGTATTTGTTGTGCAGTGATTCAAGCATCGTGTGTCTGCCTTGGTTGATTTGCCATCACTTCAAAGCGTAGCGGTGCTGCTGGGGCCGTCAACATTTCGTTCGGCCCACCTTTCCAGGCAGACCAGGCCCCACCACCACGACGTCAAGCCGACCTGATGCGGTCAGCGGCGGACCCAGATCTCCACTCGACCATTGCGCTGGGCGCCGGCATCTCCGCCCGCCGAACCGACGGGCATGTAATGGCCGTAGCCGGTATGCCCCGCCACAATGGTCCCAAGCTCGCGCAGCGCCTTGCTGGCAGAACGTGCCCGCAGCTCGGAGACCATCTGGGCGCGCAGCTCATCGCTTCGCTTGTCCGCAAAGCCAATCAACATGAGATCGCGGCCGGTCTTGCCGGTTTGCTCGAGGTACGCCTGAACACGCAGCAAGTCCCGGTTTGCCTTGTTGTCGAGTTTGGTATGGCCTTCGGCAAAACGGATGTTCACCGACAAGCGCTGGTAGCGCTCGGTCAGGCGCTTGAAGGTATCCGGGACGCCAGCGTCGTACATCGGGTCAACCGCGAAGGGGTTTTGCGAGAAGAAGCCGGATTTCGCCACGATGTCCTGCCCTGCCTGGCTCTGAGCGTACTCAATGAACGCCTGGGCCAGGGGTTGGCCGGTCGCCCCCGGCGTGTATAGATACAGCCGGCGCGACAACGGATAGTCCTCGGTCGCCACCGACAGCTTGCTGGGTTTCAGCGCCGGAGCATCGCCGTCGGCGATCGCCAGTAGCTTGCTGTTGCCCGCCGAGGCGAAACCGGCAAAGCCGATGCCCGCCGGATCCCGGCTGACGTCCTTGGACAATTCATCATTGGACTCGTAGCGCAGGGCTTCGCCGGTCAGCGTGTACCTGCCTGCCAGAACCAGCTCCTTGAAGGTATCCCAGGTCCCTGATTGGTCGTCCCGGGCATAGACCTGAATTAGCCGATCAGGGCCGCTGACAGCTGACCAGTTGGTGATCTCCCCAGCAAAGATTCTGGCCAGCGTTTCAATGCTGAGCTGAGCGACCGGATTGGACGGATGAACCAGAATCGCCAGACCATCGATGGCTATGACGTGCTCGCTACTGGGTTCGGTCATGTCGGCCCGGCTTTTCATGGCCTCGATTTCGTTAGTCTTGACGCGTCGTGAGGCAGCCCAGATGTCGGCCTGGCTGGCAGCCATCGAGGTGAACCCGGTGCTGGTGCCATGCGCGGCAACCAGCACCGTCAGTGGCTCGCCAGCCCGCGTGGTGCCGAGCACGGCCTCGTTGGCGTTGCCCGTAGCACTAACGGTGACGGGCTCGCCGG
The nucleotide sequence above comes from Halopseudomonas xinjiangensis. Encoded proteins:
- a CDS encoding BCCT family transporter translates to MAFKQSGSGIFKGMNSRVTIWATGLIVSFLAVGSLFTAQLAQTLDEARGVLDPFLEWYYVFVFAFLLFYMIWLGIGRYKNVRLGRNDEQPEFTFFSWIAMLFAAGTGVGILFWAVAQPILQFENNPFVSDDLSPEAARVAMSLTYFHWGLNGWAIFAFVALTLAFFAYRRSQPLTIRSGLIPLLGCRTRGWMGDAVDVLATFATVFGIATTLGLGVQQMNAGLSEVFGFEQTVAIQSAVAVVIMGIATVSVVSGLQRGVRALSRLNFWLSIAIALAVLFFGPTQYLFAITLESTGHYVQNLLQLTLYTHASYDSDWQSEWTVFFWGWWLAWSPFVGMFIARISRGRTFREFVMGVLLVPTAITIVWIGLFGGTALYQELFGNGGIIAAVNADEARALFVTMKTLAPDPVGLVISAALIVLIATYLITSANAGTLVINTILSGGYDDPPTLHRILWGIILTLMTVVLLMAGGLEALQSAVIMAALPFSVIILAMAVGLTRALRNENYAARQGDRAEPPREPWPEVDDAGSRGTEVTEDQKHKEKA
- a CDS encoding MBL fold metallo-hydrolase yields the protein MRRVLKRNLLPFLLLTAALPYAFADTQYDIEQMKDNVYRFTAGQYRSVFMVTDAGLFATDPIDADAATWLRKELDKRFDRVPIRYVAYSHNHVDHTYGGRGTNTRTLRCMRSGCRLTSKGFTARSTTNPTSICAAISDQLANTFTPGQASRIFSHSACAAGDS
- a CDS encoding alkyl/aryl-sulfatase: MPKSSSPSFAQGLTQGLALLSLTLPLSLMAAPNPATEATTKANDAVLDSLDFSDKQSFDDARRGFIAELPNAEVLNEDGKPAWSARPYAFLKDEEAPATVNPSLWRQARLNSIHGLFEAADGIYQVRGMDLSNMTIVEGDDGLIIIDPLLTPGTAKAGLALYRKHRSDKPVVAVIYTHSHADHFAGVKGVISQDDVDQGRVKVYAPDGFLENAVSENVIAGNAMTRRAAYMYGVALPIDPRGYVDTGLGKGLSQGARTLIAPTDVITENGTREIAGVPIEFHLAPGSEAPAEMMMYFPEQRVFNTAEVTSQHMHNVYTLRGTEIRDASLWSRYIDEVLEDYGDRTDVLIAQHHWPVWGTEESKHFLGVQRDLYKHIHDQSVRLMNHGYRPGEIAENITLPASLAKEWSARDYYGTLRHNSRAVYQKYLGWYDANPANLNPPTAVDEARKSIEYMGGINQVIERARQDYAEGNYRWVATVMSKAVFAEPKNQEARNLAADAMEQLGYQAESGPWRDVYLSAAQDLRGSAKPATGTSTGNEDMLQGLTTGMVFDLFGVRLNGPKAEGKHIVLNWAFTDTNERIRTNLENATLTWLPDRQSADAAATVFLTRSTLNDILLRKITFPEAVKGGEITVDGDQAKLFELLGLLDQFKPDFPLIEPRDTAQR
- a CDS encoding DoxX family protein, whose product is MLESLHNKYLMALGRTLLVLIYFIGGFALLTGDVPVDYAASKGLPAFAVWIGFAIKLFAGLAVIIGFQTRIAALLLVLFTLGTAFIFHPFWVEGEWNSFWKEISMIGGLLFLAAVGPGALSVDERKK
- a CDS encoding substrate-binding domain-containing protein, with the translated sequence MHPVCRRLRRHLLFTLFFLPSLVSAHDLEIHGSNTIGAALAPMLMTGFLEQLTGEPVTVSATGNANEAVLGTTRAGEPLTVLVAAHGTSTGFTSMAASQADIWAASRRVKTNEIEAMKSRADMTEPSSEHVIAIDGLAILVHPSNPVAQLSIETLARIFAGEITNWSAVSGPDRLIQVYARDDQSGTWDTFKELVLAGRYTLTGEALRYESNDELSKDVSRDPAGIGFAGFASAGNSKLLAIADGDAPALKPSKLSVATEDYPLSRRLYLYTPGATGQPLAQAFIEYAQSQAGQDIVAKSGFFSQNPFAVDPMYDAGVPDTFKRLTERYQRLSVNIRFAEGHTKLDNKANRDLLRVQAYLEQTGKTGRDLMLIGFADKRSDELRAQMVSELRARSASKALRELGTIVAGHTGYGHYMPVGSAGGDAGAQRNGRVEIWVRR
- a CDS encoding WecB/TagA/CpsF family glycosyltransferase, whose translation is MRAFNVEFYKESQQRLVEEIEAAFGARFSYVLPANLSQLVCLNQHAELQQAYAKASHCVCESAALAPVFKLCKRELPEVIPMRDLAETFLEKAAQHDWPVTIIGCEPRIVRMLRRRYPTVTLNHHYPPIPHMHNRDVLEACLKFISEHPAPIALFSLPYPAQELLAMQTRDRGSIEGVGLCVGNALERLVEEEEPAPAWVQTLKLDRLHSSARSLDCSVTELLRFAPIAARQYWASRAEATASEPTTAPHD
- a CDS encoding LysR family transcriptional regulator — protein: MYDLRQFRHFVALVEHGNFARAASAAHLSQPALSRSIQALEANLGCVLVNRHTRSVSLTAQGRTLHSHALRVLAASKSLEQAVRQVDNLEAGEIRIGAGPFPAAALVPRALARLLGDYPKLQVEVVVESWEALHQRLLDEDIELFVADIRELRDDPQLSVEPLPVHTVIAVCRPGHPLCRRDEVTFESISGFPLAGTHLPDAVARGIRQDIGRDHALSVSCDNFTLLAMLVEHSDAVCMAPRDVVSDALEAGRLVELKSLSAKVRHHSAYGLVSRQGRQLSPAAQALCEKIREA
- a CDS encoding OsmC domain/YcaO domain-containing protein, with amino-acid sequence MEIKVNFLDNLRLEAKFDDFTVVADQPIRYKGDGSAPGPFDYFLASSALCAAYFVKLYCNTRNIPTDNIRLSQNNIVDPENRYKQTFKIQVELPADISAKDRQGILRSIERCTVKKAVQTGPDFVIEEVENLAADAQALLMPIAEAGEQTRVLGKDLPLEQTIANMSGILANLGMKIEIASWRNIVPNVWSLHIRDAQSPMCFTNGKGATKEAALASALGEFIERISCNFFYNDQFWGEDIANAPFVHYPNERWFKPGRRDALPKEILDDYCLAIYNPDGELRGSHLIDTNSGNEQRGICSLPFVRQSDGEVVYFPSNLIENLFLSNGMSAGNTLAEAQVQCLSEIFERAVKREILEGEIALPDVPQEVLAKYPGILAGIQGLEEQGFPVLVKDASLGGEYPVMCVTLMNPRTGGVFASFGAHPNFEVALERSLTELLQGRSFEGLNDLPQPTFESQAVMEPNNFVEHFIDSSGVVSWRFFSAKADYGFVEWDFSSQGESSNAEEAATLFDILEGMGKQAYMAVYGDLGATACRILVPGYSEVYPVEDLIWDNTNKALYFREDVLNLHSLDDDSLQALVERLEESELDDYTDIPTLIGIEFDENTVWGKLTILELKLLVYLALKQYDEAKELVETFLQFNDNTVERGLFYQALNVVLEVQMDDELERTDFEVNFRRMFGNERMDAAIGSVNGKVRFHGLTPTSMQLEGLDRHQRLIDSYKKLHAARAKSA